One region of Anticarsia gemmatalis isolate Benzon Research Colony breed Stoneville strain chromosome 2, ilAntGemm2 primary, whole genome shotgun sequence genomic DNA includes:
- the LOC142978443 gene encoding uncharacterized protein LOC142978443 — MSLYVILFVLIVGSQVFLSSSQEATTNKMPMLKTLFPNLKYPQSYRDHVYRHLTKNGKDIFYATNIHPLCAKKDGRCMRRGECKTGYMLYISRVCYRHDFICCYDHRPVRPLIGPARTRPSEEDFTNMTDNFPQEYPTTIFDDFTDYNNTATFDYVMDDNDTTYNYDYFNFKFNASKGSLTSDDEV; from the exons ATGTCGCTGTAcgtgatattatttgttttaattgttggTTCACAAGTATTTCTATCTTCTAGCCAAGAAGCAACTACTAATAAAATGCCGATGCTGAAAACCCTGTTTCCTAATCTAAAATATCCCCAGTCGTACAGGGACCATGTCTACCGCCATCTGACTAAAAATGGGAAGGACATATTCTACGCTACTAATATAC ATCCGCTGTGTGCGAAGAAAGACGGTAGATGTATGAGGAGAGGCGAATGTAAGACGGGTTATATGTTGTACATAAGTCGCGTTTGTTATCGTCACGATTTTATCTGTTGCTATGACCACAGACCAGTCCGGCCTCTCATAGGCCCAGCCAGAACTAGACCGTCTGAGGAAGATTTTACAAATATGACCGATAATTTCCCTCAAGAATATCCTACTACTATATTTGACGATTTCACTGACTACAATAATACGGCTACTTTTGATTATGTTATGGATGACAACGATACTACGTACaactatgattattttaattttaagttcaaCGCTTCTAAAGGTTCACTTACTTCGGATGATGAAGTGTAA